The window CTGACGGTGGTGTTTACCGGGGATCCGGAGTGGGCAGAGTAAGACATCTGGAGTCTGCACAGCCCCCTGTAGGAGCGGCCTTGCGCCGCGATCGGGCTGCGCAGCAGCCCCAGGGCTTCAGCAAAAACGCACAAATTGCTGGGGCTGCTACGCAGCCCGATCGCGACGCAAGGCCGCTCCTACAAGCAATCGCGTAAACCGAGCAATAAAACTCGGCCAACGGAAAACGAAAAAGCCCGCCACCGTTGCCGGTAGCGGGCTTTGACGTACTGCATATGGTGGGTCGTGTAGGATTCGAACCTACGACCAATTGGTTAAAAGCCAACTGCTCTACCAACTGAGCTAACGACCCGTTGGATGGCGCGTATAATACTGATTTCTAACGGGAAATCAACACCCCATCAAACTTTTTTCAAAAGTACCGCGTCGGGTCTTCGACACCAGCTGCCTTGAAGCCGTCGGCACGCAGGCGGCAGCTGTCGCATTTGCCGCAGGCACGGCCGTCATCATCAGCCTGGTAGCAGGAAACGGTCAGGCTGTAATCCACACCGCGAGCCATGCCGGCCTGCACGATCTGCGCCTTGCTCAGGTTCTGCAGGGGCGCCTGGATACGGAAGCCCTGCCCTTCGACGCCGGCTTTGGTCGCCAGGTTGGCCATGCGCTCGAAGGCTTCGACGAACTCGGGGCGGCAATCGGGGTAGCCGGAGTAATCCACGGCATTTACACCAATGAAGATGTCACGGGCTTCCAGCACCTCTGCCCAGCCCAGGGCCAGGGACAGGAACACAGTGTTGCGCGCCGGCACGTAGGTGACCGGGATGCCTTCACCCGGGGTTTCCGGCACGTCGATGCTGCTGTCGGTCAATGCCGAGCCACCGATGCCGTCCAGGTTCAGGCCAATCACCTTGTGCTCGACCACGCCCAAGTCACGGGCAACGCGGGCGGCGGCGTTCAGTTCGGCGCGGTGGCGCTGGCCGTAGTCGAAACTCATGGTGTAGCAGCTGTAGCCTTCGGCCTTGGCCATGGCGACCACGGTGGCCGAGTCCAGGCCGCCGGACAGCAGGATTACTGCGCGTTTGTCGGTCATGTGTACTTGCTCCTCAATCAACGTCCGGGTTCGTCGTTCCACAGCAGCTTGTGCAGCTGCAGCTGGAAGCGTACGGGCAGGTTGTCGGCGACGATCCAGTCCGCCAGCTCGCTGGCGTTAACCTGGTGGTGGCTGGGCGAGAACAACACCTCGCCGGCACGCTCGGCCAGGTTGTACTGGATCAGCTTGGAGACCGCCCAGTCATAGTCCTCACGGGAACAGATGACGAACTTGACCTGGTCGTTGCGGGTCAGCTGCTCGATGTTCTCGTAGCGGTTACGGTGCGACTCTTCGGAGCCTGGGGTCTTCAGGTCGACCACGCGGCTGACGCGGGTGTCGGTGCCGGCAATATCCAGCGCGCCGCTGGTTTCCAGCGACACCTCGTAACCGGCGTCACACAGGCGCTGCAACAGCGGCAAGGCGTTGGGCTGGGCCAATGGCTCGCCGCCGGTGACGCAAACGTAGCGCGGCTTGAAGCCGGCGACCTGCTCAAGGATCGAATCGAGGGTGCGAACGGTGCCGCCACTGAAGGCATAGGCACTGTCACAGTACTGGCAGCGCAGGGGGCAACCGGTGAGGCGCACGAATACCGTGGGCAACCCAGCCGTTCGAGTTTCACCCTGCAAAGAGTAAAAGACTTCGGTGATGCGTAATGTGTCTTGCATGCTCGCCACGGGCGTGACAGCTAAACAGGCTGCCCGCCTCCGTCAGGCACTGTCGCGGACTCGACATAGCGTTATCCGCAGCAGCGTGTTTACGAAAAAAGGGCATTGATTCTAACGAAAAAACCCGCGACAAGCGCGGGTTTCTTTCAAGCGGTACTGCTTAGAGCTTCTGCAGGTCACGCTGGGCCAGTTGCGCGGCGGAGGTGCCGGGGTACTGGGTGATGACCTGCTGCAGGATACCCTTGACCTTGTCGGTGTGGCCCATGCGGCGCTCGACGTCGGCCAGCTTGTACAGCGAATCCGGCACCTTGCTGTGCTTCGGATACTTCTGGCTGACCTGGGCAAAGGCCTGGCTGGCAGCCGGCAGGTCGCCCTTGGCCAGGTTCACTTCACCCAGCCAGTACTGGGCATTGCCGGCGTACTGGCTGTTGGGATACTTGCGCAGGAAGGCGTTGAACGCCTGGCTGGCCTTGTCGAAGTCTTTCTGCTTGATCAGGTCGAAAGCGGCATCGTAGTAGAGCTTTTCTTTCGCCGGATCACCAGGCTCGCTACTGGCGGCCGGTTGTTGCGCAGCAGCACCTGCTGCTGCATCGGGGGCGGCATTGGATGCACCACCACCGGAGGAATTGTCAGGGGTCGCGGCAGGCGCGGCGCCACTGTTGATGCGACGGTCCAGGTCCTGGTAACGCTCCAGGTTTTCCTGCTTCATGCGCGACACATCGTTTTGCAGCTCTTCGATGATGCCTTGCTGGCGGGAAAGCTGATCCTGCATCTGTTGCAGCTGCATGAACAGCTGGCCCTGTGCAGAGGCAGGGGCCGAAGCCCCTGACCCGGCATAGGCGCCGCTCGTGCCATAACCCGCAGGCGGATAGCTGCCTGCGTTGTCATCAACTACAGGGACCTCAGCCCAGGCCGCGAGCGGCAGGCTGAGTGCGAGGACGGTTACTACACGGCGGCACATACGCATAAGAACTTACTTACGCAGTTCTACGCGACGGTTCTGAGCCCAGGACTGCTCGTCGTTGCCAGTGGCAACCGGACGCTCTTCACCGTAGGAGACCAGTTCCAGCTGAGCAGGGGAAACGCCCTGCAGAACCAGGTAACGCTGAACGGCCTTGGCACGACGCTCACCCAGAGCCATGTTGTACTCGCGGGTGCCGCGCTCGTCGGTGTTGCCTTCCAGGACAACGCGGTTGCCGTTGGCTTTCAGGTCCTTGGCGTGAACGTCCAGGGCGCGCATGGCTTCTGGCTTCAGGTCCGAGCTGTCGTATTCGAAGTAGAAGGTGGTGATTGCGCGCAGGGCGGCTTCTTCGCTCAGGGAACCGTCAACAGCGCCAGCGTTGGCACCGTAGCCAGCGTTCGGATCTACAGCAGCGCCTTCGCCTGCGTTGTCACCGCCCTTCGAGGAGCAACCTACAGCTACGGCCATGGCCAGAGCCAGCGCAGCAAATTTACCAAACTTCAGCATTTCCATCGTGAAACTCCTAATGAAACCCCAGTGTGTTAAGCAAAAAATTATTACGCCGCAATCAGTTCAGGTAAGGGGACCAGGACGGTTCTCTGACTTCGCCTTGAGCGGTAGGAAGTGGGAGCCTCACGCGGCCATTAAGCGACACGAGCATCAAGACTCCCCGGCCCTGCTGGCGGGTGGCGTAGATTAGCATGGTGCCGTTTGGCGCAACAGTGGGAGACTCATCAAGACTCGTTTCCGAGAGAATCTTTACACTTCCGCGTTGCAAATCCTGGGCCGCAACTTTGAAGTTGGTGAAGCCCTGCTGGCGATGGATCATCACCAGGGTCTTTTCGTCCGCCGACAGTTTCGGGTTGGCGTTGTAGTTACCCACGAAAGTTACACGCTCGGCACCACCGCCACCGATCGACTGCTTGTAGATTTGCGGCTTGCCGCCACGGTCGGAGGTGAAGTAAAGGGTGTTGCCATCCTTGCCCCAGAACGGCTCGGTGTTGATGCCCGGGCCAGCGGTGACGCGGGTGATCTGGCGCGAAGCCACGTTCATCACGTAGATGTCCGGGTTGCCGTCCTTCGACAGCACGAACGCCAGGCGCGAGCCGTCCGGCGACCAGGCTGGCGCGCCGTTCAGGCCTTCGAAGTTGGTGACCTGCTCACGGCGACCGGTATCGATGTGCTGGACAAAGATGCGTGGGCGCTTCTGCTCGAAGGAGACATAGGCGATACGCTTGCCATCCGGCGCAAAGCGTGGCGACAGGATCGGTTCACGCGATTGCAGCAGGGTGACCGCACGTGCACCGTCGTAGTCCGAGCGCTGCAGGGTATAGCGGGTGTTGTTGGTAGAGAAGCGCTCGGCCGTCACGTACAGCATGCGGGTGGAGAACGCCCCCTTGATGCCGGTGAGCTTCTCGAACGACTGGTCGGAAATGTAGTGCGCCATGTCGCGCAGCTGATCGACGCTGCCCGCCACGCTGCCGGTCAGCACTTGCTGCTCGGTGGCGACGTTGAACAGTGCGTACTGCACCTGCAGGCGACCGCCCGACGGCACGATGCTGCCGACCATCACGTACTGCGCGCCCAGCGCTTTCCAGTCACGGAAGATCACTTCGCTGGCCTGCGACGGCTGGCTGATCATGTTCTGCCGCGGAATCGGCGAGTAGTAGCCGGAGTTGCGCAGGTCGTTGCCGATGATGTCGGCCATGTCTTCCGGCAGCACGCTGCCGCCCTGCAGACCGAACGGCACTACCGCGATGGGCGTGGCCCGGTCGCTGCCGCTGGTGACCAGGATGTTCTTTTCCTCTGCAACGGCCATGCCTGCCACGCAGCACAGCATGACCAGCAGTCCTCTCAGACGTTTAATCACAACGCTAGATCCTCAGGTGTAAATGTCATCTTGAACGAACGATATTGGTTGAAATCGCTCGGCTTCATACCCTGCATCTCGGTCAGACGACCGATGTTCTTCACTGCTGCCACCGCCGAGCTGTCGTACGGGCCGTCACCACTGGACCGGGCCACGCTGACGCTGGTGATGGTACCGTCCGGCAACATGTTGATCTGCAGGACCACCGTCATGCCCTTGCGCGCGGAAGGCGGACGAGCCCAGCCCTCGGCCGCGCGCATGCGGATCAGGTCGTCGAAGTCGCCGGCCACCTGGTCACCCTGCTCGTCGGCCAGCGCCTGCTGCCGTTCGGTGGTGTCGGACAACAGCTCGGCCAGGGCCTGGGCTTTCTTGTCTTCCGCCGCCTTGCGGGCCGCTTCCTGTGCCTTTTTCTTCTGGGCATCTGCAGCGGCCTTTTTCTTGGCCTCTTCAGCTGCCTTCTTCTTCGCTTCCTCGGCTACCGCTTTCTTCTTGGCGTCCTCGGCTGCTTTCTTCTTGGCCTCTTCGGCCGCCTTTTTCTTGGCGTCCTCGGCGGCTTGTTTCTTCGCCTCTTCAGCGGCCTCTTTCTTGGCCTCTTCTTCGGCTTTTTTCTTTTCTTCCTCGGCCTTCTTCTTGGCGATGTCGGCCTGCTGCTTCTCGGCAGCCTTCTTCGCCTCTTCGGCCTTCTTGGCTTCGGCGGCCTTCTTGGCCTCGGCGGCCTTGGCGGCCTCGGCAGCTGCCTCGGCTTTCTTGGCTTCGGCGGCCTCGCGGGCCTCCTCGGCCTTTTGAGCAGCGTCGGCTTTCTTTTGTTCCGCGGCCTTCACGGCCTCCTGCTCGACCTTCTTCTGTTCCAGCTGCTCGACTTCGGTCTGGCGCGAAGCGGTTTTCTTCGCTTCCCCGGCAATCTTCTGATTGGTCTGGGTGGTCGCCTGGCTCTTGGACTTGAGCTGGTACAGGGTAGCCTGGACGATCGGCTTGGATGGCGGCAGCTCAGGCGTCATGGCAAAACTGACGAACAGCAGGGCGAACACCAGCACATGCAGGCCGATGGCCCAGATACTGGGCCAGAAGTAGCTTTCCGAGGCGGATGGCTCTCGCTGTTGCATCAGGGCGCCTCGGTAATCAGGCCAACGTTACCGACACCGGCCTTCTGCAACCCGCCCATGGCACCCATGACCGCGCCATAGTCGACAGCCTTGTCGCCACGAATGAACACCTGGGTCTGCTTGCCCTGGTCACGGCCGGCGGCAATGATCTTGGTCACCGCGTCGGTCATGGCTGGCAAGGTCATGGCCTTGTCCATCTGCTTGTCGGTATCGACTTCGCTGCCGAGGTTCCAGTAGTAGGTCTTGTCGGCCTTGATGGAGATGGTGAGGATCTGGACGTTGTTGTCCTGCGGCAAGGCTTCACTGGAAACCTTGGGCAGGTCTACCTTGACGCCCTGGTTGAGCATGGGCGCCGTCACCATGAAGATGACCAGCAGTACCAGCATCACGTCGATGTAGGGCACCACGTTCATCTCGGCGACGGGCTTGCGTTTGTGGCGAACTCGGGCCATGGGCTTCTACCTGATTACTCTTCGCTGGTGTGCACTTTGCGGTGCAGGATCGCCTGGAACTCGTCGGCGAAGGTGTAGTAACGGCCGATCAGCACTTCGCTGCGCGCCGAGAAGCGGTTGTAGGCGATGACCGCCGGAATTGCCGCGAACAGGCCGATGGCGGTGGCGATCAGCGCTTCGGCAATACCCGGGGCGACCGTGGCCAGGGTGGCCTGCTGGGCGCTGGCCAGGCCGCGGAAGGAGTTCATGATGCCCCATACGGTACCGAACAGGCCGATGTACGGGCTGGTCGAACCGACGGTGGCCAGGAACGGCAGGCTCTGCTCGAGCTTTTCTTCCTCGCGCGAGATGGCTACGCGCATGGCACGGGCAACGCCCTCCATGACCGCGTCCGGGTCAACACCTGGCTGCTGGCGCAGGCGCGAGAATTCCTTGAAGCCGGCACGAAATACCTGCTCGACACCAGAATCCGGGTCTGGGTTACTGCCTGCCTGGCGGTACAGCTTGGACAGGTCGATGCCCGACCAGAAGCGCTCCTCGAAGGCATCCAGCGCACGACGACCGGCGCGCAGCATGGTGCTGCGCTGGAAGATCATGACCCATGAGGTGACCGAGGCGGCCACCAGGGTCAGCATTACCAGCTGTACCAACACGCTGGCATTGCTGACCAGACTCCACATGGAGGTATGGTCGACGACGTTAGCTTCCACGCTTATTCTCCTGCATTCGATTGAGTACCCGAGCCGTCCGCCGCAAAGGCGTCACGCAGCTCCGGGGGTATGGCTCGGGGTTTGAAAGTGTCGGCGCGCACGGCGGCCACCAGGAACTGCCCTTCACAGAGCAGCGTTTCATCCTTTTCCCGCCAGACCTGCTGCACGAAGCGCAGGCTGGCGCGATTGAGTTCAAGTACTTGCGCGGTGACCCGCAGCTCGTCGTCCAGCCGCGCCGGCGCGTGATAGCGCGCTTCGCTGGAGTGGACTACGAACAGCAGGTTGTCTTCGGCCAACTGCGCCTGGGAAAAGCCCAGGTGCCGCAGCCGCTCGGTACGCGCGCGCTCCATGAATTTCAGGTAATTGACGTAATACACCACGCCACCGGCATCGGTATCTTCGTAATAGACACGACAACGGTGTGCGAACGGTTCCAGGCCATTTTGCGCGCGCATACTCTAGTGCTTACTCCTCAGCTTGCCAATCCGCTATGGCAACTGTTTTTTCTTCATTAATGTCTTATTGCCAGCGCACCCTCGGCATGCCAGCGGTAGGACCACGAAAAGCCGTTTTCGATCTGTCACTCATCGCCCGTTTCGGAAAAATCACCACCCTCCCCCAGGCGCCCGGGCACGTTCAGGCCAAAGTGCAGGTAGGCATGCCGGGTGACCACGCGGCCGCGCGGCGTGCGCATGATGTAGCCTTGCTGGATGAGGTACGGCTCGAGCACGTCCTCGATGGTGTGGCGCTCTTCACTGATGGCTGCCGCCAGGTTGTCCACGCCGACCGGGCCACCGTCGAACTTCTCGATCATGGTCAGCAGCAGGCGGCGGTCGGAGTGGTCAAAGCCGCGCTCGTCCACGTCCAGCAGGTTGAGCGCCATGTCGGCCACGGCCTTGGTGATCTGGCCCTTGCCGCGCACTTCGGCGTAGTCGCGCACGCGGCGCAGCAGGCGGTTGGCAATACGTGGCGTGCCGCGGGCCCGGCGGGCGATCTCGTAGGCACCCTGGTCTTCGATGGCCAGGCCGAGGATGCCGGCCGAACGGCTGACGATGGTGGCCAGGTCCTTGTCGCTGTAGAACTCCAGGCGCTGGACGATACCGAAGCGGTCCCGCAGCGGGTTGGTGAGCATGCCGGCACGGGTGGTGGCACCGACCAGGGTGAACGGCGGCAGGTCCAGCTTGATCGAGCGGGCAGCAGGCCCTTCGCCGATCATGATGTCGAGCTGGAAATCCTCCATCGCTGGGTACAGCACCTCTTCGACGACCGGTGACAACCGGTGGATCTCGTCGATGAACAGCACGTCGTGCGGTTCGAGGTTGGTCAGCATGGCCGCGAGGTCGCCCGGGCGCTCGAGGATAGGCCCCGAAGTGCTCTTGACCGACACGCCCATTTCCTGGGCGATGATGTTGGCCAGGGTGGTCTTGCCCAGGCCGGGCGGGCCGAAGATCAGCGTGTGGTCGAGCGACTCGCTGCGGCCACGGGCGGCCTGGATGAACAGCGCCATCTGC of the Pseudomonas asiatica genome contains:
- the queC gene encoding 7-cyano-7-deazaguanine synthase QueC, translated to MTDKRAVILLSGGLDSATVVAMAKAEGYSCYTMSFDYGQRHRAELNAAARVARDLGVVEHKVIGLNLDGIGGSALTDSSIDVPETPGEGIPVTYVPARNTVFLSLALGWAEVLEARDIFIGVNAVDYSGYPDCRPEFVEAFERMANLATKAGVEGQGFRIQAPLQNLSKAQIVQAGMARGVDYSLTVSCYQADDDGRACGKCDSCRLRADGFKAAGVEDPTRYF
- the queE gene encoding 7-carboxy-7-deazaguanine synthase QueE, with amino-acid sequence MQDTLRITEVFYSLQGETRTAGLPTVFVRLTGCPLRCQYCDSAYAFSGGTVRTLDSILEQVAGFKPRYVCVTGGEPLAQPNALPLLQRLCDAGYEVSLETSGALDIAGTDTRVSRVVDLKTPGSEESHRNRYENIEQLTRNDQVKFVICSREDYDWAVSKLIQYNLAERAGEVLFSPSHHQVNASELADWIVADNLPVRFQLQLHKLLWNDEPGR
- the ybgF gene encoding tol-pal system protein YbgF, which gives rise to MRMCRRVVTVLALSLPLAAWAEVPVVDDNAGSYPPAGYGTSGAYAGSGASAPASAQGQLFMQLQQMQDQLSRQQGIIEELQNDVSRMKQENLERYQDLDRRINSGAAPAATPDNSSGGGASNAAPDAAAGAAAQQPAASSEPGDPAKEKLYYDAAFDLIKQKDFDKASQAFNAFLRKYPNSQYAGNAQYWLGEVNLAKGDLPAASQAFAQVSQKYPKHSKVPDSLYKLADVERRMGHTDKVKGILQQVITQYPGTSAAQLAQRDLQKL
- the pal gene encoding peptidoglycan-associated lipoprotein Pal, producing the protein MEMLKFGKFAALALAMAVAVGCSSKGGDNAGEGAAVDPNAGYGANAGAVDGSLSEEAALRAITTFYFEYDSSDLKPEAMRALDVHAKDLKANGNRVVLEGNTDERGTREYNMALGERRAKAVQRYLVLQGVSPAQLELVSYGEERPVATGNDEQSWAQNRRVELRK
- the tolB gene encoding Tol-Pal system beta propeller repeat protein TolB encodes the protein MLCCVAGMAVAEEKNILVTSGSDRATPIAVVPFGLQGGSVLPEDMADIIGNDLRNSGYYSPIPRQNMISQPSQASEVIFRDWKALGAQYVMVGSIVPSGGRLQVQYALFNVATEQQVLTGSVAGSVDQLRDMAHYISDQSFEKLTGIKGAFSTRMLYVTAERFSTNNTRYTLQRSDYDGARAVTLLQSREPILSPRFAPDGKRIAYVSFEQKRPRIFVQHIDTGRREQVTNFEGLNGAPAWSPDGSRLAFVLSKDGNPDIYVMNVASRQITRVTAGPGINTEPFWGKDGNTLYFTSDRGGKPQIYKQSIGGGGAERVTFVGNYNANPKLSADEKTLVMIHRQQGFTNFKVAAQDLQRGSVKILSETSLDESPTVAPNGTMLIYATRQQGRGVLMLVSLNGRVRLPLPTAQGEVREPSWSPYLN
- the tolA gene encoding cell envelope integrity protein TolA: MQQREPSASESYFWPSIWAIGLHVLVFALLFVSFAMTPELPPSKPIVQATLYQLKSKSQATTQTNQKIAGEAKKTASRQTEVEQLEQKKVEQEAVKAAEQKKADAAQKAEEAREAAEAKKAEAAAEAAKAAEAKKAAEAKKAEEAKKAAEKQQADIAKKKAEEEKKKAEEEAKKEAAEEAKKQAAEDAKKKAAEEAKKKAAEDAKKKAVAEEAKKKAAEEAKKKAAADAQKKKAQEAARKAAEDKKAQALAELLSDTTERQQALADEQGDQVAGDFDDLIRMRAAEGWARPPSARKGMTVVLQINMLPDGTITSVSVARSSGDGPYDSSAVAAVKNIGRLTEMQGMKPSDFNQYRSFKMTFTPEDLAL
- the tolR gene encoding protein TolR; translated protein: MARVRHKRKPVAEMNVVPYIDVMLVLLVIFMVTAPMLNQGVKVDLPKVSSEALPQDNNVQILTISIKADKTYYWNLGSEVDTDKQMDKAMTLPAMTDAVTKIIAAGRDQGKQTQVFIRGDKAVDYGAVMGAMGGLQKAGVGNVGLITEAP
- the tolQ gene encoding protein TolQ — protein: MEANVVDHTSMWSLVSNASVLVQLVMLTLVAASVTSWVMIFQRSTMLRAGRRALDAFEERFWSGIDLSKLYRQAGSNPDPDSGVEQVFRAGFKEFSRLRQQPGVDPDAVMEGVARAMRVAISREEEKLEQSLPFLATVGSTSPYIGLFGTVWGIMNSFRGLASAQQATLATVAPGIAEALIATAIGLFAAIPAVIAYNRFSARSEVLIGRYYTFADEFQAILHRKVHTSEE
- the ybgC gene encoding tol-pal system-associated acyl-CoA thioesterase — protein: MRAQNGLEPFAHRCRVYYEDTDAGGVVYYVNYLKFMERARTERLRHLGFSQAQLAEDNLLFVVHSSEARYHAPARLDDELRVTAQVLELNRASLRFVQQVWREKDETLLCEGQFLVAAVRADTFKPRAIPPELRDAFAADGSGTQSNAGE
- the ruvB gene encoding Holliday junction branch migration DNA helicase RuvB — translated: MIEADRLIAASGRDREEVQDRAIRPLRLDEYIGQPVVREQMALFIQAARGRSESLDHTLIFGPPGLGKTTLANIIAQEMGVSVKSTSGPILERPGDLAAMLTNLEPHDVLFIDEIHRLSPVVEEVLYPAMEDFQLDIMIGEGPAARSIKLDLPPFTLVGATTRAGMLTNPLRDRFGIVQRLEFYSDKDLATIVSRSAGILGLAIEDQGAYEIARRARGTPRIANRLLRRVRDYAEVRGKGQITKAVADMALNLLDVDERGFDHSDRRLLLTMIEKFDGGPVGVDNLAAAISEERHTIEDVLEPYLIQQGYIMRTPRGRVVTRHAYLHFGLNVPGRLGEGGDFSETGDE